The Oncorhynchus masou masou isolate Uvic2021 chromosome 31, UVic_Omas_1.1, whole genome shotgun sequence genome includes a region encoding these proteins:
- the LOC135523617 gene encoding monocarboxylate transporter 7-like isoform X1, producing MAEAHPGYLLSPVVIRSTKASSTPTMTVWGSRVKRYMGPNVYTAPPDGGWGWVVAVSFFLVEVFTYGVIKSLGIFLQDLMGEFGESNSRVSWIISICVFTMSFTAPLASIMTNRFGFRPVVMIGGLLISIGTIASGFTNSINEMYITIGLVAGLGYCLTFLPTVTLLSQYFSQRRSLVTAVASTGESFSVFALAPAFSALRDCIGWRYTLVVIGALQGIIIICGVLLRPIFIRPGPATETETGGLADQELKALNTQEESYTKERLYTKDISYAKDSYYTPQSSYSQENKLTHCCSLSSESEDSGVQSLHHQVLDDGSKAGMDIPLNGKEEKGEKEGKERREKEVSSQLCLGSKKEMEKDEEQTWTVSAQKPKLLDFSVLREGSFICYALFGLFATLGFFAPQLYIIELSVSRGVERDRATYMLSAMAVAEIFGRLSIGWVLGRKLFRGRKPLVLLGCVILLCLVLVAFTLVWEFWGLAVCCGFYGFFMGTVSSTHIPMLAEKDVVGIERMASAAGVYVFIQSFAGLAGPPLGGVLVDLTQNYGSAFYSCAVGMGLGAVFLGLVRPAKRGLPYCSKRGPQNCPEPLQVGPGNPVPQREGKEAQDRDSLQDFLEVDLDLDQKQEIITEKGQLMTIST from the exons ATGGCAGAGGCCCACCCGGGGTATTTGCTTTCACCGGTGGTTATTCGGTCCACTAAAG CATCTTCTACTCCAACTATGACAGTGTGGGGGTCCAGAGTGAAGCGCTACATGGGGCCTAACGTCTACACGGCTCCCCCAGATGGTGGCTGGGGCTGGGTGGTGGCGGTCTCCTTCTTCCTGGTGGAAGTGTTCACCTACGGAGTCATCAAGAGCTTGGGTATCTTCCTCCAGGACCTGATGGGGGAGTTTGGGGAGAGCAACAGCCGAGTCTCTTGGATCATCTCCATCTGCGTCTTCACTATGAGTTTCACCG cTCCTCTTGCTTCTATAATGACCAACCGATTTGGGTTCCGGCCAGTTGTTATGATTGGTGGACTCCTTATCTCCATAGGAACCATCGCCAGTGGCTTCACCAACTCCATCAACGAGATGTACATCACCATCGGACTCGTTGCAG GCCTGGGGTACTGTCTGACCTTCCTGCCCACCGTCACCCTACTGTCTCAGTACTTTTCCCAGCGACGTTCCCTGGTCACAGCTGTCGCCTCCACGGGAGAGTCCTTCTCCGTGTTCGCCCTCGCCCCAG CATTCTCTGCTCTGAGGGACTGTATCGGCTGGCGTTACACTCTGGTGGTGATCGGAGCTCTGCAGggcatcatcatcatctgtgGAGTTTTGCTAAGACCAATCTTCATCAGACCTGGACcagccacagagacagagacaggtggaCTGGCTGACCAAGAGCTGAAGGCTCTGAACACACAGGAGGAGTCCTACACTAAGGAGAGACTGTACACTAAGGACATTTCATATGCTAAGGATAGCTATTACACACCACAGAGTTCCTACTCTCAGGAGAACAAGCTGACTCATTGTTGCTCCCTGAGCTCTGAGTCTGAGGACTCTGGGGTCCAGTCCCTCCATCACCAGGTCCTGGATGATGGTAGCAAGGCAGGGATGGATATTCCTCTGAATgggaaagaggagaagggagaaaaggagggaaaagagagaagagagaaggaggtgtCTTCACAGCTGTGCTTAGGAAGCaagaaggagatggagaaggacGAGGAGCAGACATGGACAGTATCCGCCCAAAAGCCCAAACTCCTTGACTTCTCCGTGCTGAGAGAAGGCAGCTTCATTTGCTATGCTCTCTTCGGCCTCTTCGCCACATTGGGTTTCTTTGCCCCTCAGCTCTACATCATTGAGCTGAGCGTGAGCCGTGGCGTGGAGCGTGACCGTGCAACCTACATGCTCTCCGCCATGGCGGTTGCAGAGATCTTTGGTCGCCTCTCCATTGGTTGGGTGCTAGGTAGGAAACTGTTTAGAGGCAGGAAGCCCTTGGTGCTGCTAGGATGTGTAATCCTGCTGTGCCTGGTGCTGGTGGCCTTTACCCTGGTGTGGGAGTTCTGGGGCCTGGCGGTGTGTTGTGGGTTCTATGGTTTTTTTATGGGCACTGTGTCATCAACGCATATACCCATGCTGGCAGAGAAAGATGTGGTGGGCATAGAGAGGATGGCGTCGGCTGCGGGAGTCTATGTGTTTATACAGAGCTTCGCTGGGCTGGCCGGACCACCTCTAGGAG GTGTTCTGGTGGACCTGACTCAGAACTACGGCTCAGCTTTCTACTCCTGTGCGGTGGGTATGGGTTTGGGAGCTGTGTTCCTGGGACTGGTACGACCAGCCAAGAGAGGCTTGCCCTACTGCAGCAAGAGGGGGCCTCAAAATTGCCCAGAACCCTTGCAGGTGGGGCCAGGGAACCCTGTACCTCAGCGAGAGGGGAAGGAggcccaggacagagacagtcttCAGGACTTTCTAGAAGTTGACCTTGATTTGGACCAGAAACAGGAAATCATTACTGAAAAAGGCCAACTGATGACAATCTCTACTTGA
- the LOC135523620 gene encoding arylsulfatase G-like isoform X1: protein MAGSVFLLLLAGTLLCGLLFHTVSHNEAGDRTRTRRPNFIIILADDIGWGDLGANQQAGQSSSQTPHLDLMAQQGMRLTDFHSPASTCSPSRAALLTGRHGLRNGVTHNFAVGSVGGLPLSETTLAEILHQGGYYTAMIGKWHLGHNGPYSPTNRGFDYYLGIPYSNDMGCTDLPGYDLPSCPPCYPGPQILHNRLKRSGYSSCYTKVALPLFENRTIVEQPLDLWRLTQRYTSTALNVIHTARERGQPFLLYVALAHMHVPLSPPSYAPHPSEGGVYAASLREMDGLVGAIKNASDASDKENTLIWFTGDNGPWEQKCQYAGSVGPFLGKWQTSRGGGSAKRTTWEGGHRVPTVSYWPGRVPANSTSNALLSGLDIFPTLLSLAGVNPPSDRRYDGIDATDILLHGKETGNEFLFHPNSGAAGKYGDLQTVRLGRHKAFYITGAAEACGGSKGRQELHDPPMIFDLSGDKGEETPLDPTTEEYKEVDERVRRWREALLYDIATDQSVSTANYATDQSAAPCCDPRHTACRCLTLG, encoded by the exons ATGGCAGGGAGTGTCTTCCTGCTCCTATTAGCTGGGACCCTGCTCTGTGGGCTACTGTTTCACACAGTGAGCCATAATGAAGCTGGGGACAGAACCCGCACCAGGAGACCCAACTTCATCATCATTCTGGCAGATGATATTGGATGGGGAGACCTAGGTGCCAACCAGCAGGCGGGTCAGAGTTCAAGCCAAACCCCTCATCTGGATCTGATGGCCCAGCAAGGAATGAG GTTGACAGACTTCCACTCCCCAGCCTCCACCTGCTCCCCGTCCCGTGCTGCTCTCCTCACAGGCCGACACGGCCTGCGGAACGGGGTCACACACAACTTCGCTGTGGGGTCCGTGGGGGGGCTACCCCTCTCTGAGACCACCCTGGCCGAGATACTGCACCAGGGTGGATACTACACAGCCATGATtg GTAAATGGCATCTAGGGCACAATGGTCCATACAGTCCCACCAACAGAG GTTTTGACTACTACCTGGGGAtcccatacagtaatgatatggGCTGTACAGACCTGCCTGGTTACGACCTGccctcctgccctccctgttACCCTGGACCACAGATACTACACAACAG ATTGAAGAGGAGTGGTTACAGCAGCTGTTACACCAAAGTGGCTCTGCCTCTGTTTGAGAACAGGACCATTGTAGAGCAGCCTCTGGACCTGTGGAGGCTAACGCAGCGATACACATCCACTGCACTCAATGTCATACACACAGCCAG GGAACGGGGACAACCTTTTCTGCTCTATGTAGCTCTGGCACACATGCACGTCCCCCTGTCCCCCCCTTCCTACGCCCCCCACCCCTCAGAGGGCGGTGTGTACGCTGCCAGTCTGCGGGAGATGGACGGTCTGGTGGGGGCAATAAAGAATGCCTCTGATGCCTCAGACAAGGAGAACACTCTCATCTGGTTCACTG GTGATAATGGCCCCTGGGAGCAAAAGTGCCAGTATGCAGGAAGTGTGGGTCCTTTCCTGGGGAAGTGGCAGACCAGCAGAG GTGGGGGCTCTGCCAAGCGGACCACTTGGGAGGGGGGGCACAGGGTGCCCACAGTGTCCTACTGGCCTGGCAGAGTACCAGCCAACAGCACCAGCAATGCCCTGCTCAG TGGTCTGGATATcttccccaccctcctctccctagCTGGAGTGAACCCCCCATCAGACAGACGCTATGACGGTATCGACGCCACAGACATCCTCCTACACGGCAAAGAAACAGGAAATGAG TTCCTCTTCCACCCCAACAGTGGCGCTGCAGGGAAGTATGGGGACCTGCAGACTGTCAGACTGGGGCGCCACAAGGCCTTCTACATCACGG GTGCGGCTGAGGCGTGTGGGGGATCTAAAGGGAGGCAGGAGCTCCACGACCCCCCTATGATATTTGACCTGTCTGGGGACAAGGGCGAGGAGACACCCCTGGACCCCACCACGGAGGAGTACAAGGAGGTGGATgagagggtgaggaggtggagggaggcgcTGCTCTATGACATTGCCACTGACCAATCAGTGTCCACGGCCAACTACGCCACAGACCAATCAGCAGCCCCCTGCTGTGACCCCCGGCACACAGCCTGCCGCTGCCTCACCCTgggctga
- the LOC135523620 gene encoding arylsulfatase G-like isoform X2, which yields MAGSVFLLLLAGTLLCGLLFHTVSHNEAGDRTRTRRPNFIIILADDIGWGDLGANQQAGQSSSQTPHLDLMAQQGMRLTDFHSPASTCSPSRAALLTGRHGLRNGVTHNFAVGSVGGLPLSETTLAEILHQGGYYTAMIGKWHLGHNGPYSPTNRGFDYYLGIPYSNDMGCTDLPGYDLPSCPPCYPGPQILHNRERGQPFLLYVALAHMHVPLSPPSYAPHPSEGGVYAASLREMDGLVGAIKNASDASDKENTLIWFTGDNGPWEQKCQYAGSVGPFLGKWQTSRGGGSAKRTTWEGGHRVPTVSYWPGRVPANSTSNALLSGLDIFPTLLSLAGVNPPSDRRYDGIDATDILLHGKETGNEFLFHPNSGAAGKYGDLQTVRLGRHKAFYITGAAEACGGSKGRQELHDPPMIFDLSGDKGEETPLDPTTEEYKEVDERVRRWREALLYDIATDQSVSTANYATDQSAAPCCDPRHTACRCLTLG from the exons ATGGCAGGGAGTGTCTTCCTGCTCCTATTAGCTGGGACCCTGCTCTGTGGGCTACTGTTTCACACAGTGAGCCATAATGAAGCTGGGGACAGAACCCGCACCAGGAGACCCAACTTCATCATCATTCTGGCAGATGATATTGGATGGGGAGACCTAGGTGCCAACCAGCAGGCGGGTCAGAGTTCAAGCCAAACCCCTCATCTGGATCTGATGGCCCAGCAAGGAATGAG GTTGACAGACTTCCACTCCCCAGCCTCCACCTGCTCCCCGTCCCGTGCTGCTCTCCTCACAGGCCGACACGGCCTGCGGAACGGGGTCACACACAACTTCGCTGTGGGGTCCGTGGGGGGGCTACCCCTCTCTGAGACCACCCTGGCCGAGATACTGCACCAGGGTGGATACTACACAGCCATGATtg GTAAATGGCATCTAGGGCACAATGGTCCATACAGTCCCACCAACAGAG GTTTTGACTACTACCTGGGGAtcccatacagtaatgatatggGCTGTACAGACCTGCCTGGTTACGACCTGccctcctgccctccctgttACCCTGGACCACAGATACTACACAACAG GGAACGGGGACAACCTTTTCTGCTCTATGTAGCTCTGGCACACATGCACGTCCCCCTGTCCCCCCCTTCCTACGCCCCCCACCCCTCAGAGGGCGGTGTGTACGCTGCCAGTCTGCGGGAGATGGACGGTCTGGTGGGGGCAATAAAGAATGCCTCTGATGCCTCAGACAAGGAGAACACTCTCATCTGGTTCACTG GTGATAATGGCCCCTGGGAGCAAAAGTGCCAGTATGCAGGAAGTGTGGGTCCTTTCCTGGGGAAGTGGCAGACCAGCAGAG GTGGGGGCTCTGCCAAGCGGACCACTTGGGAGGGGGGGCACAGGGTGCCCACAGTGTCCTACTGGCCTGGCAGAGTACCAGCCAACAGCACCAGCAATGCCCTGCTCAG TGGTCTGGATATcttccccaccctcctctccctagCTGGAGTGAACCCCCCATCAGACAGACGCTATGACGGTATCGACGCCACAGACATCCTCCTACACGGCAAAGAAACAGGAAATGAG TTCCTCTTCCACCCCAACAGTGGCGCTGCAGGGAAGTATGGGGACCTGCAGACTGTCAGACTGGGGCGCCACAAGGCCTTCTACATCACGG GTGCGGCTGAGGCGTGTGGGGGATCTAAAGGGAGGCAGGAGCTCCACGACCCCCCTATGATATTTGACCTGTCTGGGGACAAGGGCGAGGAGACACCCCTGGACCCCACCACGGAGGAGTACAAGGAGGTGGATgagagggtgaggaggtggagggaggcgcTGCTCTATGACATTGCCACTGACCAATCAGTGTCCACGGCCAACTACGCCACAGACCAATCAGCAGCCCCCTGCTGTGACCCCCGGCACACAGCCTGCCGCTGCCTCACCCTgggctga
- the LOC135523617 gene encoding monocarboxylate transporter 7-like isoform X2 — translation MTVWGSRVKRYMGPNVYTAPPDGGWGWVVAVSFFLVEVFTYGVIKSLGIFLQDLMGEFGESNSRVSWIISICVFTMSFTAPLASIMTNRFGFRPVVMIGGLLISIGTIASGFTNSINEMYITIGLVAGLGYCLTFLPTVTLLSQYFSQRRSLVTAVASTGESFSVFALAPAFSALRDCIGWRYTLVVIGALQGIIIICGVLLRPIFIRPGPATETETGGLADQELKALNTQEESYTKERLYTKDISYAKDSYYTPQSSYSQENKLTHCCSLSSESEDSGVQSLHHQVLDDGSKAGMDIPLNGKEEKGEKEGKERREKEVSSQLCLGSKKEMEKDEEQTWTVSAQKPKLLDFSVLREGSFICYALFGLFATLGFFAPQLYIIELSVSRGVERDRATYMLSAMAVAEIFGRLSIGWVLGRKLFRGRKPLVLLGCVILLCLVLVAFTLVWEFWGLAVCCGFYGFFMGTVSSTHIPMLAEKDVVGIERMASAAGVYVFIQSFAGLAGPPLGGVLVDLTQNYGSAFYSCAVGMGLGAVFLGLVRPAKRGLPYCSKRGPQNCPEPLQVGPGNPVPQREGKEAQDRDSLQDFLEVDLDLDQKQEIITEKGQLMTIST, via the exons ATGACAGTGTGGGGGTCCAGAGTGAAGCGCTACATGGGGCCTAACGTCTACACGGCTCCCCCAGATGGTGGCTGGGGCTGGGTGGTGGCGGTCTCCTTCTTCCTGGTGGAAGTGTTCACCTACGGAGTCATCAAGAGCTTGGGTATCTTCCTCCAGGACCTGATGGGGGAGTTTGGGGAGAGCAACAGCCGAGTCTCTTGGATCATCTCCATCTGCGTCTTCACTATGAGTTTCACCG cTCCTCTTGCTTCTATAATGACCAACCGATTTGGGTTCCGGCCAGTTGTTATGATTGGTGGACTCCTTATCTCCATAGGAACCATCGCCAGTGGCTTCACCAACTCCATCAACGAGATGTACATCACCATCGGACTCGTTGCAG GCCTGGGGTACTGTCTGACCTTCCTGCCCACCGTCACCCTACTGTCTCAGTACTTTTCCCAGCGACGTTCCCTGGTCACAGCTGTCGCCTCCACGGGAGAGTCCTTCTCCGTGTTCGCCCTCGCCCCAG CATTCTCTGCTCTGAGGGACTGTATCGGCTGGCGTTACACTCTGGTGGTGATCGGAGCTCTGCAGggcatcatcatcatctgtgGAGTTTTGCTAAGACCAATCTTCATCAGACCTGGACcagccacagagacagagacaggtggaCTGGCTGACCAAGAGCTGAAGGCTCTGAACACACAGGAGGAGTCCTACACTAAGGAGAGACTGTACACTAAGGACATTTCATATGCTAAGGATAGCTATTACACACCACAGAGTTCCTACTCTCAGGAGAACAAGCTGACTCATTGTTGCTCCCTGAGCTCTGAGTCTGAGGACTCTGGGGTCCAGTCCCTCCATCACCAGGTCCTGGATGATGGTAGCAAGGCAGGGATGGATATTCCTCTGAATgggaaagaggagaagggagaaaaggagggaaaagagagaagagagaaggaggtgtCTTCACAGCTGTGCTTAGGAAGCaagaaggagatggagaaggacGAGGAGCAGACATGGACAGTATCCGCCCAAAAGCCCAAACTCCTTGACTTCTCCGTGCTGAGAGAAGGCAGCTTCATTTGCTATGCTCTCTTCGGCCTCTTCGCCACATTGGGTTTCTTTGCCCCTCAGCTCTACATCATTGAGCTGAGCGTGAGCCGTGGCGTGGAGCGTGACCGTGCAACCTACATGCTCTCCGCCATGGCGGTTGCAGAGATCTTTGGTCGCCTCTCCATTGGTTGGGTGCTAGGTAGGAAACTGTTTAGAGGCAGGAAGCCCTTGGTGCTGCTAGGATGTGTAATCCTGCTGTGCCTGGTGCTGGTGGCCTTTACCCTGGTGTGGGAGTTCTGGGGCCTGGCGGTGTGTTGTGGGTTCTATGGTTTTTTTATGGGCACTGTGTCATCAACGCATATACCCATGCTGGCAGAGAAAGATGTGGTGGGCATAGAGAGGATGGCGTCGGCTGCGGGAGTCTATGTGTTTATACAGAGCTTCGCTGGGCTGGCCGGACCACCTCTAGGAG GTGTTCTGGTGGACCTGACTCAGAACTACGGCTCAGCTTTCTACTCCTGTGCGGTGGGTATGGGTTTGGGAGCTGTGTTCCTGGGACTGGTACGACCAGCCAAGAGAGGCTTGCCCTACTGCAGCAAGAGGGGGCCTCAAAATTGCCCAGAACCCTTGCAGGTGGGGCCAGGGAACCCTGTACCTCAGCGAGAGGGGAAGGAggcccaggacagagacagtcttCAGGACTTTCTAGAAGTTGACCTTGATTTGGACCAGAAACAGGAAATCATTACTGAAAAAGGCCAACTGATGACAATCTCTACTTGA
- the LOC135523624 gene encoding protein VCF1-like — translation MLTENRKRRRGGDNEGDQLNPQAKRSGGGQEGHVMVSKLGQDVWDSESSSSDSSGISSPERATGGGSTYTKNRTSQGLLRPLPEDPSISLLSLYGNDTPYDHINSVLREAHFSSLQTRGQPGST, via the exons ATGTTGACAGAAAACAG GAAGAGGCGGCGTGGTGGAGACAATGAGGGGGATCAGCTGAACCCCCAGGCCAAAAGGTCAGGAGGGGGGCAGGAGGGTCACGTCATGGTGTCCAAGCTGGGCCAAGACGTTTGGGACTCTGAg TCGTCCAGCAGTGACAGCAGTGGTATCAGTAGTCCTGAGAGGGCAACGGGAGGAGGTAGCACATACACGAAGAACCGCACATCCCAGGGTCTCCTCAGACCCTTGCCAGAAGACCCTTCCATTTCCTTGTTGAGTCTTTATGGCAACGACACCCCCTATGACCACATCAACAGTGTCCTGAGGGAGGCCCACTTCAGCAGTCTGCAAACCAGAGGTCAACCAGGATCTACGTGA
- the LOC135523621 gene encoding WD repeat domain phosphoinositide-interacting protein 1-like, whose amino-acid sequence MEDRETFDGRGGPQDLISSSFNQDTTSLSVGTKSGYRLFSVTSVDKMDCIHEGAESPDVYIVERLFSSSLVVVVSLSMPRRMNVYHFKRGTEICNYSYSNNILSVRLNRQRMVVCLEESVYIHNIKDMKLLKTLLNIPHNPSGLCALSVNHGNSYLAYPGSQTIGEIMVYDANNLSMVTMIPAHDSPLAALAFNVSGTKLASASERGTVIRVFTIPEGERLFEFRRGMKRYVSISSLSFSSDAQFLCASSNTETVHIFKLERHSPRREGECPTWGAYVGKMFTAASTYLPSQVSDMMHQDRAFATVRLNMFGLKNICALATVQKLPRLLVASSDGHIYIYNIDTQEGGECVLVRKHRLFEEDKEPQEEQREEEELEDRRSLPPPNSLSYAATVALPSTPPSSTTLTGYLDGGAKKGNVIPEHEFTKGPVCLDDKNKFPPVNNQSN is encoded by the exons GTCTCTATCAGTGGGCACTAAGTCAGGCTACAGACTCTTCTCTGTCACCTCGGTGGACAAGATGGACTGCATCCATGAAGGAG CGGAGTCTCCAGACGTGTACATCGTGGAGCGTTTGTTCTCCAgcagtctggtggtggtggtcagTCTCTCCATGCCCCGACGTATGAACGTCTACCACTTCAAGAGAGGAACAGAGATCTGCAACTATAGCTACTCCAACAACATCCTCTCAGTCAGGCTCAACAGACAG AGGATGGTAGTGTGTCTGGAGGAGTCGGTCTACATCCACAACATCAAAGACATGAAGCTGCTCAAGACACTGCTTAACATACCACACAACCCCTCAG GTCTCTGTGCCCTCTCTGTGAACCATGGTAACTCCTACCTGGCGTACCCTGGCAGTCAGACCATCGGGGAGATCATGGTTTATGACGCCAACAACCTG AGCATGGTGACGATGATCCCAGCCCATGACAGTCCCCTTGCAGCTCTCGCATTCAACGTGTCAGGAACCAAACTGGCCAGCGCCTCCGAGAGG ggtACAGTGATTCGAGTGTTCACCATCCCAGAGGGAGAAAGACTGTTTGAGTTCcgcagagggatgaagag GTACGTGAGTATCAGCTCATTGTCCTTTAGTTCAGACGCCCAGTTCCTCTGTGCCTCCAGCAACACCGAAACTGTCCATATCTTCAAACTGGAACGTCACAGCCCCAG ACGAGAGGGGGAATGTCCTACGTGGGGTGCATACGTGGGAAAGATGTTCACAGCAGCCAGCACTTACCTTCCCTCCCAGGTCTCTGACATGATGCACCAGGACCGGGCCTTCGCCACTGTACGACTTAACATGTTCGGTCTCAAGAACATCTGCGCCTTGGCCAC GGTTCAGAAGCTGCCTCGTCTGCTGGTGGCGTCATCAGATGGACATATCTACATCTATAACATCGACacacaggagggaggagagtgtgtgttggtcagGAAACATAG ACTATTTGAAGAAGATAAGGAGCCACAGGAAGAACAACGGGAAGAGGAGGAGCTTGAGGATAGAAGGTCCCTCCCACCGCCAAACAGCTTATCATACGCTGCCACTGTGGCTCTCCCCTCGACCCCACCCTCTTCTACCACTCTCACAG GCTACTTAGATGGAGGGGCTAAGAAAGGTAATGTGATCCCTGAGCATGAGTTTACCAAGGGACCCGTCTGTCTGGATGACAAGAACAAGTTTCCTCCAGTCAACAACCAGAGCAACTGA